The stretch of DNA CCCGAAGACCATTTCCCGCATTAGAAAATATCTGAAGGCGTCGGAACCGTAAGTGTTCTTCATGGCGAGGGGGTCCACCACATTGCCAAGGCTTTTGGACATTTTGGTTTCTGAGATATTCCAGTATCCGTGTACATTGAGATGGGTGTAGACGGCAATTCCCGCAGCTTTCAGCATGGTGGGCCAGTAGATGCCGTGGGGTTTGATGATGTCCTTTGCTACAATATGCTGGGCTGCTGGCCAGAAGGTACTGAATTTTTCACCATCAGGGTACCCCAGTGCAGACACATAGTTAGTAAGGGCATCAAACCATACATAGGTGACAAAACGATTATCAAAGGGCAGGGGAATTCCCCACTGCAGGCGGGAAACTGGCCTTGAAATGCAGAGATCTTCGAGGGGCTCCCGCAGAAAGGCCAGAATTTCATTCCTGTAACGTTCAGGACGGATGAAGTCATGGTTTTTCTGAATGTACTCAACCAGCCATTCCTGATAACGTCCCATGCGGAAAAAATAGTTGGCTTCCTGAATTTTTTCAGGCTCCGTAAGGTGGTCCGGGCATTTGCCGTCCACCAGCTCTTTTTCCGTATAGAAACGCTCACATCCATAGCAGTAAAGTCCTTCATACTCACTGAAATAAATGTCTCCGGCATCATAAATTTTCTGCAGAAGATACTGTACTACCTTTATGTGTTCAGGATCCGTGGTGCGGATGAACTGGTCATGGGTGATGGAAAGTTCAGGCCAGAGATTTCTGAATTCAGCACTTATGGCATCAACATAGGTGCGGGGACTTTTGTCTTCTTTGGCAGCAGCCTTTACGATTTTGTCTCCGTGTTCGTCCGTACCCGTAAGAAAATAAGTGTTTTTTCCCTGCATACGTGCAAAGCGGGCAGCCACGTCAGCAGCAATGGTGGTATAGGCATGACCCAGATGGGGTCTGGCATTTACGTAATAAATGGGGGTGGTGATGTAAAAAACCTCAGACATGATATCTGTTCCCTGAAAGTTGCAATCCATACCGCCTGATCAAAGCAGGGTATGGCCTTTTGGTTTATATTCAGTTGTCTCCATCGGCCGGTAGTGCGCTATGGAGGGATATTTCCTCTGCGCTGAACTCAAGTTCAAGACCATCTTCCATACGTACTGAGATGCGGTTGGCTATGACATTTTGCCGGGTTATGCGCCCCTTTCCCTTAGGCGTACTGACCAGCTTGCCGATTTTGGGAATACCGCTTTTCAAATCCCTGTAAGTACTGTTTTCATAGGTCAGGCAGCACATGAGACGGCCGCAGAGTCCGGATATTTTGGTAGGGTTCAGGGACAGTCCCTGTTCCTTTGCCATGCGTATGGAAACTGGCTCAAATTTTTCTATAAAGGCACTGCAGCAGGTCTGGCGACCACAGCGGCCAACTCCGCCACACATTTTTGCCTGATGCCTGATTCCCACCTGGCGCATTTCAATGCGTACCCGGAATTCCTTTACCAGATTTTTAACCAGCTGCCGGAAATCCACCCTTCCTTCGGATGTAAAGAAAAAAGTAAGCTTGGATGCGTCAAAGGTACTTTCCACGGAAAAAAGATTCATGGAAAGATTCAGGGTTTCCACTTCCTGTTTGCAGAACTGGTGGGCAGCCTCTTCAACTTTCTGGTTTTCTTCCACACGGAGAAAATCGCTGGCATCCGCAAGGCGGAGGACGTTTTTCAGAGTCTGACCCGTATGGGGTTTTTCCTGCTGGCGAATGGGGGTGGTCAGGGTGGCAAAGCCAAGGCCCTGTTCCGTCTCCACGATCACTGCATCGCCAAGGGAAATATCCAGATCACCTGCATTGAAATCATAGATTTTGCCTGCGGATTTAAATCGTACACCTGCAATTCGGATCATAATACTCCCAAAAAAACGGACCGCCGATTCCAGGACTCCTGATACCGGCGGTCGGCCTTGTTTCAGATCGATAAGGATCAGGCCCTATGCAGCAGGGCAGCGTCAGGCAGCATTGTCCGGATTCATAAGCATCGCATCCATTGCCAGCCTGGGCAGAATGTTCTGATCCATACGATGCCTGATGTCACGGATGTGCTGAATCATATTCATGGCCTGTTCCGGAAGAATTTTTTCCCCGGCTTCGGTAATTTCCTGTCTGCAGTCATCAAAAAACCCATGAATGCATAACACATCGGGATTCGTTGCTGCAAGGCAGATATCTCTGAAAAGACCTTCCATAATGATCAGGCTGATTTCTGCACTGGGCTTGTCCGGTGTCAGCCATTCGGAAAGGGCAAGGGCCTTTGAAGGTTCCAGGTAAATTCCACGGGAAAATGTACGGGCAATAATTTTTCTTTTATGGTTTTCTCTGATAAGGGCCTGGCCAAGTAAAAAATTGCCGCAGGCCAGTTTTGCCGCCGACAGAGCGGCAGCATCATCGGGAGCCATGGGGCGGAGTTTTTCAGCCAGTATTTCGACCGGCATGGGAAGAAAGCGAATTTCCTGACAGCGGGACCGGATGGTTTCAAGCAGTCTCTGGGGATCCGAAGTCATCAGGATAAAGTAGGTGGCATCGGGCGGTTCTTCCAGTGCTTTGAGCAGGGCATTGGCTGCTTCCCTGTTCATGGCCTGGGCATCTGTCAGCAGAACAAAGCGTTTTCTGGCTTCGTGGGGTTTTCGGATCAGCTGTTCTAT from Desulfobotulus mexicanus encodes:
- a CDS encoding PSP1 domain-containing protein, encoding MIRIAGVRFKSAGKIYDFNAGDLDISLGDAVIVETEQGLGFATLTTPIRQQEKPHTGQTLKNVLRLADASDFLRVEENQKVEEAAHQFCKQEVETLNLSMNLFSVESTFDASKLTFFFTSEGRVDFRQLVKNLVKEFRVRIEMRQVGIRHQAKMCGGVGRCGRQTCCSAFIEKFEPVSIRMAKEQGLSLNPTKISGLCGRLMCCLTYENSTYRDLKSGIPKIGKLVSTPKGKGRITRQNVIANRISVRMEDGLELEFSAEEISLHSALPADGDN
- the holB gene encoding DNA polymerase III subunit delta', which encodes MDSDPQTAYGFHHLEGQAPAVRSLEGMLISGRLPQGLLFSGLPGTGKSLAARTLMMVENCTDSEAPCGQCRSCRKIIMDQHPDFIGIQPVNGIIRIELIRKLIEQLIRKPHEARKRFVLLTDAQAMNREAANALLKALEEPPDATYFILMTSDPQRLLETIRSRCQEIRFLPMPVEILAEKLRPMAPDDAAALSAAKLACGNFLLGQALIRENHKRKIIARTFSRGIYLEPSKALALSEWLTPDKPSAEISLIIMEGLFRDICLAATNPDVLCIHGFFDDCRQEITEAGEKILPEQAMNMIQHIRDIRHRMDQNILPRLAMDAMLMNPDNAA
- the metG gene encoding methionine--tRNA ligase, translated to MSEVFYITTPIYYVNARPHLGHAYTTIAADVAARFARMQGKNTYFLTGTDEHGDKIVKAAAKEDKSPRTYVDAISAEFRNLWPELSITHDQFIRTTDPEHIKVVQYLLQKIYDAGDIYFSEYEGLYCYGCERFYTEKELVDGKCPDHLTEPEKIQEANYFFRMGRYQEWLVEYIQKNHDFIRPERYRNEILAFLREPLEDLCISRPVSRLQWGIPLPFDNRFVTYVWFDALTNYVSALGYPDGEKFSTFWPAAQHIVAKDIIKPHGIYWPTMLKAAGIAVYTHLNVHGYWNISETKMSKSLGNVVDPLAMKNTYGSDAFRYFLMREMVFGLDASFSEEALVTRINADLANDIGNLFSRVIAMTHKYYGGKVPSPHGSKTSSMDFGLHAGAVQATEIFEEQMPLMAFHKALMAVWAFIGQLNKYIDTTAPWELHKNGQQPELDTVIYNMLEGLRIVTGLISPVMPETAVKMQQHLGLDPGLEDCQAVSLESLKKWGSLPSGHTLPKAIRLFPRIETKTETDTAAAPPPAPKGLKDAKPAISIEDVARLDLRVGHIVSAETIKKSDKLLKLQVSLGEEVRQVVAGIAQDYSPESLIGLQVTLVANLKPAKLMGVRSEGMIIAANGENGLCLASFDRPVQAGSIVK